A single genomic interval of Lepisosteus oculatus isolate fLepOcu1 chromosome 12, fLepOcu1.hap2, whole genome shotgun sequence harbors:
- the lrrfip1a gene encoding retinitis pigmentosa 1-like 1 protein isoform X25, which yields MGTQGTGRKRIPNRERLTAEDDALNQIAREAEARLAAKRAARAEAREIRMKELERQQKEIYQVQKKYYGLDNKWGDIEQWMEDNERYSRRTRRNTSISDDDERMSVGSRGSLRVEERSDRDFLEKGSRTASTLSAATLASLGGSSSRRGSGDTSISADTEASIREIKDIHELKDQVQDVELRYIQGLKEVKDSLAEVEEKYRKAMVSNAQMDNEKSNLMYQVDTLKDSLMELEEQLSETRRAYEEKTKEYERERHAHSVLQFQFNEMKETLRQSEELLTEVRQLRLKQDGYVREVSDLQETLEWKDKKIGALERQKEYSDAIRNERDELRDEVVLLKDVLKRHGIVLGQSAATNGEAGEGGPDRPANVDSSPVSAQDPSQTLHSSGDGLLGKAKEVQMESKDVKDVGNKQILEKDENNSVGQHRQQEGAESQEGLGGEKTQEIQGGSELSSPAPCEDSLNNIEEQRLLASIPSQENPEKAWSDSSMASDSVTQVTDTDKGDTHQDGIQKPIQESKLGGDVVCGSTENTSMVDEGEQKREIVVETEKAGIQVVITGPEEEMVREGDEGPENGGNNSEKPEQTSGGFGVTVDENKYQSSDTGSEAIDSASSGVEIQDTNTIEGRIENKTFVERETELKAASEISVESAEVDLVEKHTESKCMDSKRDNILDSGIEGTTDKDVMDGSGQIEKVISVDECATPESTGAVSEEINWSISKCQEEIQGQEARFLKSEAGNTESARDSTLLSLESEVNSVKGEINEELSESLVARLPEGESCDNTLSDKEHDVAITLSEQLHREQYSEVVLRETESEGEERVVSGDSVTPVLPNTQSDPESKGTREEASLDGPTEPPVLECADDPGRDTTDESAIESEGKENEVAQGAEPEMDSKPDENDLDNRIQEEGAEVVKEHDLKTEDSGLGTEDVREKPETQEIDKKTESQSPTEAQDSGCRDLEENEHPQPTGPEFEEGECPQLTGPELKEDERPQLAEPELKEDERPQLAEPELKEDERPQLAEPELEEDKCPQPAEPEHEEVGGPQPTGPEHEDDGHPQPTEPELEEDECPQVTGPELKEDEHPQSIGPELKEDERLQSTGPELEEDECPQPTGPELEEDGRPQPTGPELQEDGSPQVAGPELKEDECPQPTGPEIKEDGRPQPTGSELEEDGCPQPTGPELKEDRPPHSTGPELKEDRPPHSTGPELEEDRHPQQTGPEIQEDRGAHLPGTELEKDGCPQPTGPEVEDDGHPQPTGPDVEDDGRPQPTGPDVEDDGRPQPAGPVLEEDGGPQPTALELEEDGGPQPTALELEEDGGPQPTALELEDDVRPQPAGPEVEDDVRPQPTGPEVEDDVRPQPAGPELEEDGGVQPTAPEHGKENKSVDNEEEKKMELTGGNERKNDGEEKENETEKDIAEILDVGVEFGDNVNTVDLSEEGKSTVSSCNPLVGSPITKGLEEPTGESTVLYPENCELKDKSELQMQGNSDTNVLADTSNLTSEEVSDVSETPEKVDIDTVVTDNSFDAKMDAAKEESQECLTAQGVSSVGALAECVEKVIAQVERTEVEEDEIQEKSQVKDDPVDSLNLKGEGESAERTEVQETDPKEETKTQVKEESPVMLENDLKKGKDMLETNEAQEIGKRENIELQVKHDGSVQDTVNADSEDVSSGRTMDSCVSISEAGASHPEGSNGNKEHQKQTEVQDKCATSPVKEKSETKNAGQAELSKVLCVSEKEQELTSEKEEEEEEDEKGDSFEFEDSALAEEQPREEKIEAASGALEPRTEKKDGNQDVKSVSSDKVEDLEQSKQSEAGETEAPQQESESKPGAHEESSAVKSADRVRESAEDEQDQNGSQEEGNTMEGAVKDKGQTESQAQKSGGARNQEETEGDDLGKADSAKGSKKGKGKGRDDCRMS from the exons GTGGAAGAGAGGTCGGACAGGGATTTCCTGGAAAAG GGATCTCGGACAGCTTCCACGTTGTCAGCTGCTACCCTTGCCTCCCTGGGAGGGTCATCTTCTCGTAGAGGGAGTGGGGATACCTCCATCTCTGCTGACACAGAAGCCTCTATTCGAGAGATTAAG GATATTCATGAGCTGAAGGATCAGGTTCAGGATGTGGAACTCAGATATATACAGGGGCTCAAAGAAGTCAAG gactctctggctgaagtggagGAGAAGTATAGGAAAGCCATGGTATCCAATGCCCAGATGGACAATGAGAAGTCTAATCTGATGTACCAGGTGGACACGCTGAAGGACTCCCTGATGGAGCTGGAGGAGCAGCTCTCAGAGACCAGGAGAGCATATGAAGAAAAAACTAAA GAATATGAAAGAGAGAGGCATGCCCACAGCGTGTTACAGTTCCAGTTTAACGAGATGAAAGAGACTCTCCGACAAAGTGAAGAATTATTAACT GAGGTCCGCCAGCTGCGACTGAAGCAGGATGGCTATGTTAGGGAGGTTTCTGACCTGCAGGAAACCCTGGAGTGGAAGGATAAAAAGATTGGG GCCTTAGAGAGGCAGAAGGAATATTCTGACGCTATCCGGAATGAGCGGGATGAGCTCAGGGATGAAGTGGTCCTACTGAAGGACGTTCTGAAG AGACACGGGATTGTTCTGGGCCAGAGCGCAGCCACTAATGGGGAGGCCGGCGAGGGTGGTCCTGACAGACCGGCCAATGTGGACTCCTCCCCAGTGTCAGCTCAGGACCCCTCTCAGACTCTGCACTCTAGTGGGGATGGACTGCTAG GCAAAGCCAAGGAGGTGCAGATGGAAAGTAAAGATGTGAAGGATGTTGGGAATAAGCAGATCTTGGAGAAGGATGAGAACAATTCTGTGGGACAGCACAGGCAACAGGAGGGGGCAGAATCACAGGAAGGGCTTGGTGGAGAAAAGACGCAAGAAATCCAGGGTGGAAGTGAACTGTCTTCACCAGCACCCTGTGAGGACTCACTAAATAACATAGAAGAACAGAGGCTTTTGGCCAGCATACCCTCTCAAGAGAACCCAGAAAAGGCATGGTCCGACTCGTCTATGGCCTCTGATAGTGTCACACAGGTCACTGATACAGACAAGGGTGACACACATCAAGATGGCATTCAGAAGCCCATTCAAGAGTCCAAGCTTGGGGGTGATGTAGTCTGTGGCAGTACAGAGAACACAAGTATGGTAGATGAAGGAGAACAAAAGAGAGAAATTGTTGTTGAAACAGAGAAAGCAGGGATACAAGTGGTTATAACAGGTCCTGAAGAAGAAATGGTTAGAGAGGGAGACGAAGGTCCTGAAAATGGTGGGAATAACAGTGAAAAACCTGAGCAAACTTCAGGTGGTTTTGGTGTAACCGTTgatgaaaataaatatcagaGTTCAGACACAGGTAGTGAAGCCATTGATTCAGCATCATCAGGTGTGGAAAttcaagacacaaacacaatcgAAGGAAGgattgaaaacaaaacttttgtaGAAAGGGAAACAGAGCTCAAAGCTGCTAGTGAGATAAGTGTGGAAAGTGCAGAGGTAGATTTGGTAGAAAAGCACACAGAGAGCAAATGCATGGATAGTAAAAGAGATAATATTTTGGATAGTGGAATAGAAGGAACAACAGATAAAGATGTAATGGATGGTTCAGGTCAAATCGAGAAAGTCATCAGTGTGGATGAATGTGCAACCCCAGAAAGTACTGGCGCTGTATCAGAAGAAATAAATTGGAGCATATCAAAGTGCCAAGAAGAAATTCAAGGTCAAGAAGCACGTTTTCTGAAATCAGAAGCTGGAAATACAGAGTCTGCTAGGGACAGTACTTTGCTTTCTTTAGAGAGTGAGGTTAACTCTGTAAAAGGTGAAATTAATGAAGAATTATCTGAAAGTCTGGTAGCTAGGTTACCAGAGGGTGAAAGTTGTGACAACACATTGAGTGACAAAGAACATGATGTAGCTATAACTTTAAGTGAACAGTTACATAGGGAACAATATTCTGAGGTAGTTTTAAGGGAAACGGAGTCAGAGGGAGAAGAGAGGGTTGTTTCAGGAGACAGTGTGACCCCAGTCCTGCCAAACACTCAGTCTGATCCTGAAAGCAAAGGGACAAGAGAAGAAGCTTCATTGGATGGACCTACTGAACCACCGGTATTGGAATGCGCTGATGATCCAGGAAGGGACACCACAGACGAATCGGCCATTGAgagtgaaggaaaagaaaatgaagtagCTCAAGGAGCAGAGCCTGAAATGGATTCAAAACCAGATGAGAATGATTTGGACAATAGAATCCAGGAGGAAGGTGCAGAAGTAGTCAAAGAACATGACTTGAAGACTGAGGATTCTGGATTAGGGACAGAAGATGTAAGAGAAAAGCCGGAAACACAAGAAATTGACAAGAAAACTGAAAGTCAATCTCCAACAGAAGCACAAGATTCAGGGTGCCGAGATCTGGAGGAAAATGAACATCCCCAGCCGACTGGACCTGAATTTGAGGAGGGTGAATGTCCCCAGCTGACTGGACCTGAACTCAAGGAAGATGAACGTCCCCAGCTGGCTGAACCTGAACTCAAGGAAGATGAACGTCCCCAGCTGGCTGAACCTGAACTCAAGGAAGATGAACGTCCCCAGCTGGCTGAACCTGAACTCGAGGAAGATAAATGTCCCCAGCCCGCTGAACCTGAACACGAGGAAGTTGGAGGTCCCCAGCCAACTGGACCTGAACACGAGGACGATGGGCATCCCCAGCCAACTGAACCTGAACTTGAGGAGGATGAATGTCCCCAGGTGACTGGACCTGAACTCAAGGAAGATGAACATCCCCAATCAATTGGACCTGAACTCAAGGAAGATGAACGTCTCCAATCAACTGGACCTGAACTTGAGGAAGACGAATGTCCCCAGCCCACTGGACCTGAACTCGAGGAAGATGGACGTCCCCAGCCCACTGGACCTGAACTTCAGGAGGATGGATCTCCCCAGGTGGCTGGACCTGAACTCAAGGAAGATGAATGTCCTCAACCAACTGGACCTGAAATCAAGGAAGACGGACGTCCCCAGCCGACTGGGTCTGAACTCGAGGAAGATGGATGTCCCCAGCCCACTGGACCTGAACTCAAGGAAGACAGACCTCCCCATTCCACTGGACCTGAACTCAAGGAAGACAGACCTCCCCATTCCACTGGACCTGAACTCGAGGAAGACAGACATCCCCAGCAGACTGGACCTGAAATCCAGGAAGACAGAGGTGCCCATCTCCCTGGTACTGAACTTGAGAAAGATGGCTGTCCCCAGCCCACTGGACCTGAAGTTGAGGATGATGGCCATCCCCAGCCCACTGGACCTGACGTTGAGGATGATGGCCGTCCCCAGCCCACTGGACCTGACGTTGAGGATGATGGCCGTCCCCAGCCCGCTGGACCTGTACTCGAGGAAGATGGAGGTCCCCAACCCACTGCACTTGAACTTGAGGAAGATGGAGGTCCCCAACCCACTGCACTTGAACTCGAGGAAGATGGAGGTCCCCAGCCCACTGCACTTGAACTTGAGGACGATGTCCGTCCCCAGCCCGCTGGACCTGAAGTCGAGGACGATGTCCGTCCCCAGCCCACTGGACCTGAAGTCGAGGACGATGTCCGTCCCCAGCCCGCTGGACCTGAACTCGAGGAAGATGGAGGTGTCCAGCCCACTGCACCTGAACAcggaaaggaaaacaaatcagTAGATAATGAAGAGGAGAAGAAAATGGAGCTTACTGGAGGAAATGAGAGAAAAAACGATggtgaggaaaaagaaaatgaaacagaaaaagatattGCAGAAATCTTAGATGTTGGTGTTGAATTTGGAGATAATGTCAATACTGTGGATTTAAGTGAAGAAGGGAAAAGTACTGTCTCAAGCTGCAACCCACTGGTAGGATCCCCAATAACTAAAGGTTTGGAAGAACCAACAGGTGAAAGCACTGTTCTATATCCTGAAAATTGTGAGTTGAAAGATAAATCTGAACTCCAGATGCAAGGTAATTCAGACACAAATGTGCTTGCTGACACTTCAAACCTGACTTCTGAAGAGGTAAGTGATGTCAGTGAAACCCCAGAAAAGGTGGACATCGACACCGTTGTTACAGACAATAGCTTTGATGCAAAGATGGATGCAGCTAAGGAAGAAAGCCAGGAGTGTTTGACTGCTCAGGGCGTTTCTTCAGTAGGAGCATTAGCAGAATGTGTGGAAAAAGTAATCGCACAAGTTGAAAGAACAGAGGTGGAAGAAGATGAAATTCAGGAAAAGTCACAAGTCAAAGATGATCCAGTAGATTCCTTGAATCTCAAAGGAGAAGGGGAGTCAGCTGAGAGAACAGAAGTACAAGAAACAGACCCTAAGGAAGAAACTAAGACTCAGGTAAAGGAGGAGTCGCCAGTGATGTTAGAAAATGAtctaaaaaaaggcaaagatATGCTTGAAACAAACGAGGCACAGGAAATTGgtaaaagagaaaatattgaGTTGCAGGTTAAACATGATGGTAGTGTTCAggatacagtaaatgctgaCTCAGAAGATGTCTCTTCTGGGAGGACGATGGATTCTTGTGTTTCTATTAGTGAAGCTGGTGCATCGCATCCAGAAGGAAGTAATGGGAACAAAGAACACCAAAAGCAGACAGAGGTCCAGGATAAATGTGCCACAAGTCCAGTGAAGGAAAAGTCTGAAACTAAGAATGCGGGGCAGGCTGAGCTCAGTAAGGTCCTCTGTGTATCTGAAAAAGAGCAAGAACTGACCAGTGagaaagaagaagaggaggaagaggatgaGAAAGGAGATTCGTTTGAGTTTGAAGACTCTGCACTTGCAGAGGAGCAACCTCGGGAAGAAAAAATAGAGGCAGCATCGGGGGCGCTGGAGCCGCGTACCGAGAAGAAAGATGGCAATCAAGATGTGAAGAGTGTCAGCTCGGATAAAGTAGAAGACCTTGAACAGTCCAAGCAATCTGAAGCTGGTGAGACAGAGGCTCCACAGCAGGAATCTGAGTCAAAACCAGGGGCACATGAGGAGAGTTCTGCTGTGAAATCTGCAGACAGGGTGAGAGAATCAGCAGAAGATGAACAGGACCAGAATGGATCACAAGAGGAGGGCAATACGATGGAGGGGGCAGTCAAAGATAAGGGGCAAACAGAAAGTCAGGCTCAAAAGAGTGGGGGTGCAAGAAATCAAGAAGAGACAGAGGGTGACGATCTTGGCAAGGCAGATTCAGCTAAAGGGAGTAAGAAGGGAAAGGGGAAAGGGAGGGATGATTGTAGGATGTCATAA